A genomic region of Raphanus sativus cultivar WK10039 chromosome 6, ASM80110v3, whole genome shotgun sequence contains the following coding sequences:
- the LOC130496834 gene encoding ubiquitin-like-specific protease 1A, with amino-acid sequence MCLASAVVTTHTYSAALTSCSNSSSKAMAPGNHHRYYYPEVKSPLPRQLHAPSPVRKFGLSALPKQSRSSLERKTLDLPPLAYTQVIDVDEVDYVEVISSSSSDDEVEIVENLESSEKEESSLDDANPKNGSFTMAVDDSQADPVTDVCSFEAYRKTLKSAENRTSKLKARGFGDVLRERCRGLLRSLRSFFRQDQEEPLDVRGEPFRSLSEEDVTAVKQAFSANVQNILVTHESSNIDISVEKLRCLKPGQWLNDEVINLYLVLLKEREAREPKKFIKCHFFNTFFFTKLVHSGTGYNYGAVRRWTSMKKLGYHLIDCDKIFIPIHMNIHWTLAVINIKERKLQYLDSFKGREPRILDALARYFADEVKDKNKVDVDVSQWRQEFVQDLPEQRNGFDCGMFMLKYMDFYSRGLDLCFTQEHMPYFRVRTAKEILQL; translated from the exons ATGTGTTTGGCTTCAGCAGTAGTCACTACACACACCTATAGCGCCGCTTTAACTTCTTGTTCAAACTCCAGTTCTAAGGCCATGGCTCCAGGAAACCACCACCGTTATTATTACCCAGAAGTGAAATCTCCTCTGCCGAGACAACTCCACGCTCCTTCCCCTGTCCGCAAGTTCGGCCTCTCCGCTTTGCCGAAACAGAGTCGTAGCAGCTTAGAAAGGAAGACACTTGATTTGCCTCCTTTGGCCTATACACAAGTGATTGATGTTGACGAGGTTGATTACGTGGAGGTTatatcctcctcctcctccgacgaCGAGGTTGAGATTGTTGAGAACCTTGAGAGTAGTGAAAAGGAAGAGTCTTCTTTAGACGATGCCAATCCGAAAAACGGGAGCTTTACTATGGCGGTTGATGATTCTCAAGCTGACCCTGTGACTGATGTCTGCAGTTTCGAAGCGTATAGAAAGACACTCAAGAGCGCCGAGAACCGGACTTCTAAACTGAAAGCCAGAGGCTTTGGCGATGTTTTGAGAGAAAGGTGTCGTGGTCTGTTGCGAAGCTTGCGTTCCTTTTTCAGACAAGATCAAGAAGAACCATTAGATGTAAGAGGTGAACCGTTTCGATCTCTATCCGAGGAAGATGTGACAGCAGTCAAGCAAGCATTCTCAGCTAATGTTCA gaacatcttggttacacaTGAGAGTTCAAACATTGACATTAGTGTGGAGAAACTGAGGTGTCTTAAACCAGGTCAATGGTTGAACGATGAG GTGATTAATTTGTATCTAGTATTGCTGAAAGAAAGGGAAGCTAGAGAGCCAAAGAAGTTTATCAAATGTCATTTTTTCAATACATTTTTCTTCACCAAG TTAGTTCATTCGGGGACTGGATACAACTATGGTGCAGTCAGAAGATGGACTTCAATGAAGAAGTTGGGCTACCATCTCATAGATTGTGACAAG ATATTTATCCCTATACATATGAACATCCACTGGACATTGGCTGTTATTAACATAAAGGAACGAAAACTCCAGTATCTTGATTCGTTCAAAGGAAGAGAGCCTAGAATCCTTGATGCGCTG GCTAGATACTTTGCGGATGAAGTAAAGGATAAGAATAAAGTGGACGTTGATGTAAGTCAATGGAGACAAGAGTTTGTGCAGGACCTTCCTGAGCAAAGAAATGG TTTTGATTGTGGAATGTTTATGCTGAAATACATGGACTTTTACAGCAGAGGTCTGGATCTTTGTTTCACTCAG GAGCATATGCCATACTTTCGGGTTAGGACAGCAAAGGAGATTCTGCAACTG